From a single Methylosinus sp. H3A genomic region:
- a CDS encoding nucleotidyltransferase family protein: MKRDEAMERLRAHEAELRRLGVLSLYLFGSTARDEAGSTSDVDLFFDYRKGELGLFELMDLKDYACDLLGSPVDIMTRDSLHKALRERIEETALRVF; the protein is encoded by the coding sequence ATGAAACGCGACGAGGCCATGGAACGATTGAGAGCGCATGAAGCCGAGCTGCGGCGGCTCGGTGTGCTCAGTCTCTATTTGTTCGGCTCGACCGCTCGCGACGAAGCTGGCTCCACATCGGATGTCGATTTGTTCTTCGACTATCGAAAAGGCGAGCTCGGCCTTTTCGAGCTGATGGATCTAAAGGATTATGCCTGCGACCTTCTCGGGAGCCCGGTCGACATCATGACACGCGACAGCTTGCACAAGGCGTTGCGGGAGCGGATCGAAGAAACCGCGTTGCGCGTGTTCTGA
- a CDS encoding polyphenol oxidase family protein, with translation MTDTMEALTALGAGNLALPGVRHAFFTRLGGVSESVYSSLNGGVGSSDDSARVAENRARMARRLSAEAHRLLVPYQIHSRDALYVAEPWGETERPRCDGLVTDVEGLALGVTGADCGMLLFADASAGVIGACHAGWKGALSGMIEATISVMETRGAHRADIHVALGPAIGRESYEVGGEFVERFLAEDAGFAGFFTHSTREGHSMFDLPGFITRRVETANVASFENLRIDTYADETRCFSYRRSVHRKEPDYGRLVSAIALG, from the coding sequence ATGACGGACACGATGGAGGCGCTCACTGCGCTCGGCGCCGGAAATCTCGCTCTGCCGGGCGTTCGCCACGCTTTCTTCACGCGCCTGGGCGGCGTGTCGGAGAGCGTTTATTCCTCGCTCAATGGCGGCGTCGGCTCCAGTGACGATTCCGCGCGCGTCGCCGAGAATCGCGCGCGCATGGCGCGGCGCCTGAGCGCGGAGGCGCATCGTCTGCTCGTGCCCTATCAGATTCATTCGCGCGACGCGCTTTACGTCGCCGAGCCTTGGGGCGAGACGGAGCGGCCGCGATGCGACGGCCTCGTCACCGATGTCGAAGGCTTGGCGCTCGGCGTCACCGGCGCCGATTGCGGCATGCTGCTCTTCGCCGATGCGAGCGCCGGCGTCATCGGCGCCTGCCATGCGGGATGGAAGGGCGCGCTTTCCGGCATGATCGAGGCGACGATCTCGGTGATGGAGACGCGCGGCGCGCATCGCGCCGATATTCATGTCGCGCTCGGCCCGGCGATCGGCCGCGAGAGCTATGAGGTGGGCGGCGAGTTCGTCGAGCGGTTCCTCGCCGAGGATGCGGGCTTTGCGGGCTTCTTCACGCATTCGACGCGCGAGGGGCATTCCATGTTCGATCTGCCGGGCTTCATCACGCGGCGCGTCGAAACGGCGAATGTCGCCTCTTTCGAGAATTTGCGCATCGACACTTACGCCGATGAGACGCGCTGCTTCAGCTATCGCCGCAGCGTGCATCGCAAGGAGCCGGATTACGGGCGGCTCGTGTCGGCGATCGCGCTGGGGTGA
- a CDS encoding DUF86 domain-containing protein: MAIPSNVPRLQDIIEAIEHIHECMAEASLEDFEADWRRQWLVERGVEIISEASRHLDDELKARHPEIPWRKVAGIGNVLRHSYETVAAAVLWKLAQSDLQPLEKVCREEFEAVRKDPARE, from the coding sequence ATGGCGATCCCTTCGAACGTTCCGCGCCTGCAGGACATCATCGAAGCGATAGAGCACATTCACGAGTGCATGGCCGAGGCCTCGCTCGAAGATTTCGAAGCCGATTGGCGGCGGCAATGGCTCGTCGAGCGAGGCGTCGAGATCATCTCCGAAGCCAGCCGCCATCTCGACGATGAGCTGAAGGCGCGTCATCCAGAAATTCCTTGGCGCAAGGTGGCTGGCATCGGCAATGTGCTGAGGCACAGCTACGAGACGGTCGCCGCAGCCGTCCTGTGGAAGCTCGCGCAGAGCGATCTCCAGCCCTTGGAGAAAGTCTGCCGCGAAGAGTTCGAAGCCGTACGAAAAGATCCGGCTCGAGAATAA
- a CDS encoding GatB/YqeY domain-containing protein: protein MRERFTADLKTAMKSGEKQKVETIRMITAGLKDRDIEARATGKTLGDDDILALLQKMVKSRQESVEIYEKGGRPELAEKERAEIAVIAAYLPQQLGEAEVAEAIKAAIAETGAASIKDMGKVVAALKAKYTGRIDFGKASAAVKAALGG from the coding sequence ATGCGCGAACGTTTCACGGCCGACCTCAAGACGGCGATGAAGAGCGGTGAAAAGCAGAAGGTCGAGACGATCCGCATGATCACTGCGGGGCTCAAGGATCGCGACATAGAGGCGCGCGCCACGGGCAAGACGCTGGGCGACGACGATATTCTCGCCCTGCTGCAGAAAATGGTGAAGAGTCGCCAGGAATCGGTGGAAATCTACGAGAAGGGCGGCCGCCCCGAGCTCGCCGAGAAGGAGCGCGCCGAGATTGCCGTGATCGCGGCCTATCTGCCGCAGCAGCTCGGCGAGGCCGAGGTCGCCGAGGCGATAAAGGCCGCCATCGCCGAGACCGGCGCCGCCTCGATCAAGGATATGGGCAAGGTCGTCGCCGCGCTCAAGGCGAAATACACGGGCCGCATCGATTTCGGCAAGGCGAGCGCCGCGGTCAAGGCGGCGCTCGGCGGCTGA
- the carA gene encoding glutamine-hydrolyzing carbamoyl-phosphate synthase small subunit has product MSPDQDEATGWTVPVHTGVLVLASGEAIFGFGFGAVGSAVGEVCFNTAMTGYQEILTDPSYAGQIVTFTFPHIGNVGVNDEDVETVDLANRAGARGVIVAAPSSDPSNYRALRPLGEWLAARGIIGLCGIDTRALTTLIREKGMPNAVIAYAPDGVFDLAALRAQAAAWPGIDGMDLVPSVTAPARYDWDETVWRQASGYGKRDGIKFRVVAVDYGVKRNILRLLAEAGCEVIVVPATTSAKDILALSPDGVFLSNGPGDPAETGKYAVPTIRELLAAKVPTFGICLGHQMMALAVGAKTQKMPQGHHGANHPVKDFTTGKVEIVSMNHGFAVDRDSLPANVTETHRSLFDGSNCGIALADRPAFSVQHHPEASPGPQDSHYLFARFVDMMEKARA; this is encoded by the coding sequence ATGAGCCCGGATCAAGACGAAGCGACGGGTTGGACGGTTCCGGTCCACACGGGGGTTCTGGTCCTCGCCAGCGGCGAGGCGATTTTCGGCTTCGGCTTCGGCGCCGTGGGCTCGGCCGTCGGCGAGGTCTGCTTCAACACCGCCATGACCGGCTATCAGGAAATCCTCACCGATCCCTCCTACGCCGGGCAGATCGTCACGTTCACTTTTCCGCATATCGGCAATGTCGGCGTCAATGACGAGGATGTCGAGACCGTCGATCTCGCGAACCGGGCCGGCGCGCGCGGCGTCATCGTGGCGGCGCCGTCGAGCGACCCGTCCAATTATCGGGCGCTGCGGCCGCTGGGCGAATGGCTCGCCGCGCGGGGAATCATCGGCCTCTGCGGCATAGACACGCGCGCGCTGACGACTCTGATCCGCGAGAAGGGCATGCCCAACGCCGTCATCGCCTATGCGCCGGACGGCGTCTTCGATCTCGCGGCGCTGCGCGCCCAGGCCGCCGCCTGGCCGGGCATAGACGGCATGGACCTCGTGCCCTCCGTCACCGCGCCCGCGCGCTACGACTGGGACGAAACCGTCTGGCGGCAGGCCTCTGGCTATGGCAAGCGCGACGGGATCAAATTCCGCGTCGTCGCCGTGGACTATGGCGTCAAGCGCAACATTTTGCGCCTGCTGGCGGAGGCCGGCTGCGAGGTGATCGTCGTGCCGGCGACGACCAGCGCGAAGGACATTCTCGCACTCTCGCCAGATGGCGTGTTTCTCTCCAACGGGCCGGGCGACCCGGCCGAGACCGGTAAATACGCCGTGCCCACCATTCGCGAGCTATTGGCGGCGAAGGTTCCCACCTTCGGCATATGCCTCGGCCATCAAATGATGGCGCTCGCCGTCGGCGCCAAGACACAGAAAATGCCGCAGGGCCATCACGGCGCCAATCATCCGGTGAAGGATTTCACCACCGGCAAGGTGGAGATCGTCTCGATGAACCATGGCTTCGCCGTGGATCGCGACAGCCTGCCGGCCAATGTCACCGAGACGCATCGCTCGCTGTTCGACGGCTCCAATTGCGGCATTGCGCTGGCCGACCGCCCCGCCTTCTCCGTGCAGCATCACCCCGAGGCCTCTCCCGGCCCGCAGGACAGCCATTATCTCTTCGCGCGCTTCGTCGATATGATGGAGAAGGCGCGGGCGTGA
- a CDS encoding class I SAM-dependent methyltransferase, giving the protein MSALHEDIVELIAQEGPITLERYMSLALSHPTKGYYMTRDPFGAGGDFVTAPEISQMFGELIGLWAQEAWRAAGAPSPTRLVELGPGRGTLMADALRVARISPDFLAAIDAHLVETSPALEARQRQTLATAPTHVSWSADVAHVPEGPAIIIANEFFDALPVRHFVQTERGWSERLVGLDESGALAFGVGERMEPDLTVAAAEGSVIEIGAIGARIMRDIAARLVAQGGALLVIDYGYTQTALGETLQAVARHAYVDPLEAPGEADLTAHVDFAALARAAAAAGAKVQGPVTQGAFLRQLGVVERAEALKKRATQEQSAEIDSALARLTGAGDPKRDMGELFKVIAVTHPDMPLLPGFFQ; this is encoded by the coding sequence GAAGGGCCGATCACGCTCGAGCGTTACATGTCGCTCGCCCTGTCGCATCCGACCAAGGGCTATTACATGACGCGCGATCCTTTCGGCGCGGGCGGCGATTTCGTCACCGCGCCGGAGATCAGCCAAATGTTCGGCGAGCTCATCGGCCTTTGGGCGCAGGAGGCGTGGCGCGCGGCGGGCGCGCCTTCGCCGACGCGTCTCGTCGAGCTCGGGCCGGGACGCGGCACGCTGATGGCGGACGCTCTGCGCGTCGCGCGCATCTCGCCGGATTTTCTCGCCGCGATCGACGCGCATCTCGTCGAGACGAGCCCTGCGCTCGAGGCGCGGCAACGGCAGACGCTCGCCACGGCGCCGACGCATGTCTCCTGGAGCGCGGATGTCGCGCATGTTCCAGAGGGGCCGGCGATCATTATCGCCAATGAGTTTTTCGACGCGCTGCCGGTGCGCCATTTCGTGCAGACGGAGCGCGGCTGGAGCGAGCGGCTCGTCGGCCTGGACGAGAGCGGCGCGCTAGCCTTCGGCGTCGGCGAGCGCATGGAGCCCGATCTCACCGTCGCGGCGGCGGAAGGCTCGGTGATAGAGATCGGCGCGATCGGCGCGCGCATCATGCGTGACATCGCCGCGCGTCTCGTCGCGCAGGGCGGCGCGCTGCTCGTCATCGATTATGGCTATACGCAGACGGCGCTGGGCGAGACATTGCAGGCGGTGGCGCGCCACGCCTATGTCGATCCGCTGGAGGCGCCGGGCGAGGCCGATCTCACCGCCCATGTCGATTTCGCCGCGCTCGCGCGCGCAGCTGCCGCGGCCGGCGCGAAAGTGCAAGGGCCGGTGACGCAGGGCGCGTTTCTGCGCCAACTCGGCGTCGTCGAGCGCGCCGAAGCTTTGAAGAAGCGCGCGACGCAGGAGCAGAGCGCCGAGATCGACAGTGCGCTCGCGCGTCTCACGGGCGCGGGCGATCCCAAGCGCGACATGGGCGAATTGTTCAAGGTCATCGCCGTGACGCATCCCGACATGCCGTTGCTGCCAGGGTTTTTCCAATGA